A genomic segment from Cricetulus griseus strain 17A/GY chromosome 8, alternate assembly CriGri-PICRH-1.0, whole genome shotgun sequence encodes:
- the Lag3 gene encoding lymphocyte activation gene 3 protein, producing MSQALLLGLLLLRLLWEDPVVASETGKEDSVVWAQEGAPVHLPCSPQLPHQNPNLLRRVWVTWQHQPDGGQPAPTSVLDHLKGMPSPGSPAPRRYTVLSMAPGGLRSGRLPLHPRVQLEERGLQRGDFSLWLRPALRADAGEYHAAVRFPDRTLSCHLRLRIGQASMTASPSGPLRPSDWVILNCSFSRPDRPVSVHWFQGQSRVPVQKSPHHYLAEGFLFLPQVSPLDSGTWGCVLTYRDGFNVSMTYNLKVLGLEPLAPLTVYAAAGSRVELPCHLPPGVGTSSSLIAKWTPPGGGPKHLVTGKNGSFTLQLEAVSLAQAGTYTCSIHLQGQQLSAIVTLAVITVTHQSLRLPGSRGTLTCEVTPASGQERFVWRPLNNPSRSSPGPRLEMQEARFLSESWQCQLYQGQKLLGVAVHIAESGPGARSARRISGDLKGGHLFLLLILGTFSLFLLVTGIFGFHLWRRQWLWRRFSALENRIHPPPAPSKTEELERELETEMEQEPEPEPEPEREQEPQLEPEPRQL from the exons ATGAGCCAGGCTCTGCTCCTAGGCCTATTGCTTCTGAGACTGCTGTGGGAAGATCCAG TCGTGGCTTCAGAGACTGGGAAAGAGGACTCCGTGGTGTGGGCCCAGGAGGGGGCTCCTGTCCATCTTCCTTGCAGCCCCCAACTCCCCCACCAGAATCCCAACCTTCTGCGAAGAGTATGGGTCACTTGGCAGCATCAACCAGATGG TGGCCAACCCGCTCCCACCTCTGTCCTTGACCATCTCAAGGGGATGCCCTCGCCCGGGAGCCCGGCACCCCGTCGTTACACGGTGCTGAGCATGGCTCCAGGAGGCCTGCGCAGCGGGAGGCTGCCCCTGCATCCCCGCGTGCAGCTGGAGGAGCGCGGCCTCCAGCGCGGGGACTTCTCGCTGTGGTTGCGTCCAGCCCTGCGCGCCGACGCTGGCGAGTACCACGCCGCGGTGCGCTTCCCGGACCGCACCCTCTCGTGCCATCTCCGCCTGCGCATCGGCCAGGCCTCGA TGACTGCCAGTCCCTCGGGACCCCTCAGGCCGTCTGATTGGGTCATTTTGAACTGCTCCTTCAGTCGTCCTGACCGCCCAGTCTCTGTGCACTGGTTCCAGGGCCAGAGCCGAGTTCCTGTCCAGAAGTCTCCCCATCATTACTTAGCTGAAggtttcctctttctcccccaaGTCAGTCCCCTGGACTCCGGAACCTGGGGCTGCGTCCTCACCTACAGAGATGGCTTCAATGTCTCCATGACATACAACCTCAAGGTTCTGG GTCTTGAGCCCCTGGCTCCTTTGACAGTGTATGCTGCTGCAGGTTCTAGGGTTGAGCTGCCTTGTCACTTGCCCCCGGGTGTGGGGACCTCTTCTTCACTCATTGCCAAGTGGACTCCTCCTGGGGGAGGCCCCAAGCACCTGGTGACCGGAAAGAATGGCAGTTTTACCCTTCAACTTGAGGCTGTGAGTCTGGCGCAGGCTGGAACCTACACCTGTAGCATCCATCTGCAGGGGCAGCAGCTCAGTGCCATTGTCACTTTGGCAGTCATCACAG TGACTCATCAATCCTTGAGGTTACCTGGCTCCCGGGGGACGCTGACGTGTGAGGTAACCCCAGCATCTGGACAAGAAAGATTTGTGTGGCGCCCCTTGAACAATCCATCCAGGAGTTCTCCAGGCCCCAGGTTGGAGATGCAGGAGGCCAGGTTCCTTTCCGAGTCTTGGCAATGCCAGCTGTATCAGGGGCAGAAGCTTCTTGGAGTAGCAGTGCACATTGCAGAGTCTGGCCCAG GTGCCCGGAGTGCAAGGAGAATCTCAGGTGACCTTAAAGGAGgccatctctttctccttctcatccTTGGTACCTTCTCACTGTTCCTTTTGGTGACTGGGATCTTTGGATTTCACCTATGGAGAAGACAG TGGCTATGGAGAAGGTTTTCCGCCTTAGAGAATAGGATCCACCCACCTCCGGCTCCCAGTAAGACAGAGGAGCTGGAGCGAGAACTGGAGACAGAGATGGAACAGGAGCCCGAGCCCGAGCCGGAGCCGGAACGGGAGCAGGAGCCACAGCTGGAGCCAGAGCCCAGGCAGCTCTGA
- the LOC113836941 gene encoding protein rpi-1 isoform X2 — protein MGVEVTGVEGGYQGNRAGIWSGVSPLEPHPFPPPRPTRLSPEPSVSPFPLLVPSFLPPLSLSRPSLSSSYPHLSNLLFHPPPLSSPPRSRLPHPWEAPPVGQRRLKSGFPSRGRQRLVGGSSAGAGAASETERPRPERAGHRPHHPPARPPAAALRTAAALRVSARDPPRPTPRASAASCREPACRAAVAAAAAAATAPSSGRGHPPPSRALRLGPGPRLPASPGPGTMSEKSVEAAAELSAKDLKEKKEKVEEKAGRKERKKEVVEEEENGAEEEEEETAEDGEDDDEGDEEDEEEEEEEDEGPVRKRTAEEEDEADPKRQKTENGASA, from the exons ATGGGAGTGGAGGTGACCGGAGTTGAGGGCGGTTACCAGGGCAACAGG GCTGGCATTTGGAGCGGTGTCTCCCCGCTGGAACCccaccccttcccacctcctcgcCCCACTCGGCTCTCTCCCGAGCCGTCAGTCTCTCCATTCCCCCTCCTGGTCCCGTCCTTCCTCCCGCCCCTCTCGCTCTCCCGCCCTTCGCTTTCATCCTCCTATCCCCACCTCTCCAACCTCCTCTTtcatccccctcccctctcctctcctccccgcTCCCGCCTGCCCCACCCCTGGGAAGCCCCTCCCGTCGGGCAGCGCCGCCTTAAAAGCGGGTTCCCTTCCCGGGGGCGGCAGCGGCTGGTCGGCGGCAGCTCTGCTGGTGCGGGGGCGGCGAGCGAGACCGAGCGACCGCGACCGGAGCGCGCCGGCCACCGCCCGCATCACCCTCCCGCTCGCCCGCCCGCCGCCGCCCTCCGGACGGCCGCAGCCCTGCGGGTCTCGGCTCGGGACCCACCCCGCCCCACCCCGCGCGCCTCTGCCGCCTCTTGCAGAGAGCCAGCTTGCCGAGCGGCCGTCGCTGCCGCTGCCGCCGCCGCCACCGCGCCAAGTTCCGGCCGCGGCCACCCTCCGCCGTCCAGGGCCCTCCGTCTCGGCCCGGGACCCCGGCTCCCCGCCAGCCCCGGCCCCGGCACCATGTCGGAGAAGAGCGTGGAGGCAGCGGCCGAGCTGAGCGCCAAG GAcctgaaggaaaagaaggagaaagtggAGGAGAAGGCTGGCCGGAAAGAACGGAAGAAAGAAGTAGTGGAG GAGGAGGAGAACGgagctgaggaggaggaagaagaaactgcTGAGGATGGCGAGGATGATGATGAGGGGGATGAAGAAG atgaggaagaggaggaggaggaggatgaaggcCCTGTGCGGAAGAGAACTGCTGAAGAGGAG GATGAAGCAGATCCCAAGaggcagaagacagaaaatggggCGTCGGCATGA